Proteins co-encoded in one Nonlabens agnitus genomic window:
- a CDS encoding glycosyltransferase family 2 protein yields the protein MNILIVIPLYNKADTIKRAVESALGQTVACDILVVDDGSTDASLANLSEIKNDRITVIQQSNHGVSHARNIGIKNAKKNEYDFVAFLDADDYWMPDHLTEISSCMAAFPSAQIIANNYKLKFSPKKFSKTKFSNWNADEPKILDSFFDYNGLNSILSSSSFAMSVQNEDPLFYEENLTHTEDTDFMIRAGLEKKIVFNPTTTVIIDKTGKNRSGNVPLKQRTITDYDQYEEKYPEVPGLKKFLDINRFSVAIGYRLQNDIKNAALYQHKIDTNNLTGKQQNLLTMSSRQLKALKRTQRILGNLGFRLRTGR from the coding sequence ATGAACATACTCATTGTAATTCCACTATATAATAAAGCTGATACGATTAAAAGAGCAGTAGAGTCTGCATTAGGTCAAACGGTGGCTTGCGACATTTTGGTCGTCGATGATGGCTCAACAGATGCAAGTCTAGCTAATTTATCAGAAATTAAGAATGATAGAATTACTGTAATTCAGCAATCAAACCATGGCGTGAGTCATGCTCGCAATATTGGGATCAAAAATGCTAAAAAAAATGAGTATGATTTTGTAGCCTTTCTGGATGCTGACGATTACTGGATGCCGGATCATTTGACCGAGATTTCTTCGTGCATGGCCGCTTTTCCCAGCGCTCAAATTATAGCAAACAACTATAAGCTCAAGTTTAGCCCCAAGAAATTTTCAAAGACAAAGTTCTCCAACTGGAATGCCGACGAACCCAAGATTCTAGATTCCTTTTTTGATTATAATGGGCTCAACTCCATACTCAGTTCGTCTAGTTTCGCAATGTCTGTTCAAAATGAAGATCCTTTATTTTACGAAGAGAACCTCACACATACTGAGGATACAGACTTTATGATTAGAGCTGGTCTTGAAAAGAAGATTGTGTTTAACCCAACAACCACCGTAATCATAGATAAAACAGGAAAAAACAGATCTGGAAATGTTCCATTAAAACAAAGAACTATCACCGATTATGATCAATATGAGGAAAAATATCCTGAAGTTCCTGGTTTGAAAAAGTTTCTGGACATCAATCGCTTTTCTGTTGCTATAGGTTACCGACTTCAAAACGATATCAAAAATGCTGCGTTGTATCAACACAAAATAGACACCAACAATCTCACGGGAAAACAGCAAAATTTGTTGACCATGAGCAGCAGACAATTAAAAGCGCTCAAACGGACGCAACGTATTTTAGGAAATCTAGGGTTTAGACTAAGAACGGGTCGCTAG
- a CDS encoding glycosyltransferase, whose translation MEITVLAYQQDAHKKYLWVKDKALASYTTDDIEILIATMDREDLSFLERIFSLPVSQITQPILIVNQSKTRQLSSNIDSIRVINDANYGLSRSRNIALENATRKYVWILDDDVQILPTAMTHILQAIHKHPDTAALTFKMQLPNGKPKRSYAAEEFEYRKTHLSHGPASIEIVLNVKRMQTSGVRFNQRFGLGAQFPLGEEQVLFTDLLHAGEQGRFIPEFIVQHDEVSSGIDPTSKKTIYARGAVAAHSNQLKAIFLNFKYVFFLWRKGYVKNWSKLIEAYWLFDHGVEDYATGFEGHRNLHLDL comes from the coding sequence GTGGAAATTACTGTACTCGCCTACCAGCAAGATGCGCATAAAAAGTACCTTTGGGTTAAAGATAAGGCCTTGGCGAGTTACACCACAGACGATATTGAAATTCTCATCGCGACCATGGATCGTGAGGATCTATCTTTTTTGGAGCGGATCTTTTCGTTGCCGGTGAGTCAGATCACGCAACCTATACTTATCGTGAATCAAAGTAAAACGCGGCAACTGTCGAGCAACATCGATTCTATCAGAGTAATTAATGACGCGAATTATGGATTGTCCAGAAGCAGAAACATTGCGCTAGAAAATGCCACTCGCAAATATGTCTGGATACTGGACGACGATGTTCAAATATTACCGACTGCAATGACTCATATCCTTCAAGCGATCCATAAACATCCTGATACCGCTGCCTTGACTTTCAAAATGCAATTACCTAATGGCAAGCCTAAAAGGTCATATGCCGCAGAAGAATTTGAATACCGCAAAACACATCTCTCGCATGGACCAGCATCCATTGAAATCGTTCTTAACGTGAAACGAATGCAAACGTCAGGTGTGCGTTTCAATCAACGATTTGGTTTAGGAGCACAATTTCCACTAGGTGAAGAGCAGGTTTTGTTTACAGATTTGCTTCATGCTGGAGAGCAGGGACGATTTATCCCTGAATTTATCGTGCAACATGATGAAGTGAGTAGTGGAATAGATCCAACCAGTAAGAAAACCATTTATGCCCGTGGCGCAGTCGCCGCGCATAGCAATCAACTTAAAGCCATCTTTCTCAATTTTAAATACGTCTTTTTTTTATGGCGCAAGGGTTATGTCAAAAACTGGAGCAAATTGATTGAGGCATACTGGCTTTTTGATCATGGAGTAGAAGATTATGCTACCGGTTTTGAGGGACACCGCAATCTCCATCTAGATCTATAG
- a CDS encoding glycosyltransferase yields MRILLVGEYSNFHNSLKYGLEFLGHEVTIIGDGDGFKRFPVDINIGNDFLERSWFTRKLKVGLWKITGYHLADYLKLSRFRESEPLLKHYDIVQFINSNPFNCGARTERKMLESIIAQNKRFFLAACGDDHEYVKYLTEEHQGYSILEAVKHGKQQQTDFQYSYKYLKPAYRDNYYRLVDVATHVIPSNVDYAMALTHNPKAIPIIPAAINCGALHLDQNADLSVIKIFVGINRSNYWKKGINYFEETLEIIKKKYGSKVEVMTAENLPYNEYVKIYKKAHILLDQVLCYDQGYNALEAMLQGKVVFSGAGEVYLTAHQLTSVPAIDAQPDVDYLVGKLSELIDHPISILEIGRTARNHVLQHHESVMIAERYLQYYQE; encoded by the coding sequence ATGCGCATCTTGCTGGTAGGCGAGTACAGTAATTTCCACAACTCACTCAAATATGGGTTGGAATTTTTAGGACATGAGGTCACCATCATAGGCGATGGCGATGGTTTCAAGCGGTTTCCCGTAGATATTAATATCGGGAACGATTTCTTGGAACGCTCTTGGTTCACGCGCAAGCTCAAGGTTGGATTATGGAAAATCACGGGCTACCATCTAGCAGATTATTTAAAGTTATCTCGCTTTCGCGAAAGCGAACCTCTTCTCAAGCATTATGATATCGTACAGTTCATCAATTCCAATCCATTTAATTGTGGTGCACGTACGGAGCGGAAAATGTTAGAATCGATTATCGCTCAAAACAAAAGGTTTTTTCTTGCTGCCTGCGGTGATGATCACGAATATGTAAAATACCTCACAGAAGAGCACCAAGGCTACAGCATTCTTGAAGCCGTCAAGCACGGCAAGCAGCAACAAACAGATTTTCAATACTCCTATAAATACCTGAAACCTGCCTATCGAGACAACTATTACCGCCTAGTTGATGTGGCTACACATGTGATACCTAGCAATGTGGATTATGCCATGGCGCTAACTCATAACCCTAAAGCTATTCCTATCATACCAGCGGCCATCAACTGTGGTGCATTACATCTGGATCAAAACGCAGACCTAAGCGTTATCAAAATCTTTGTGGGAATCAATAGGTCCAACTATTGGAAAAAAGGAATCAATTATTTTGAAGAAACTCTAGAAATTATAAAGAAAAAATATGGCTCTAAGGTAGAAGTCATGACAGCAGAAAATCTGCCATATAACGAGTATGTAAAGATTTACAAGAAGGCGCATATCTTACTGGATCAAGTGCTTTGCTATGATCAAGGTTACAATGCTCTGGAGGCGATGTTACAGGGAAAAGTGGTTTTTAGCGGTGCCGGAGAAGTTTATCTAACCGCGCATCAACTTACCAGTGTACCCGCAATAGACGCGCAACCAGATGTAGATTACCTAGTAGGAAAATTATCTGAACTCATTGACCATCCTATTTCCATTCTTGAAATAGGTCGTACCGCCCGCAATCATGTATTACAACATCATGAAAGTGTCATGATTGCAGAGCGCTATTTGCAATACTATCAGGAATAA
- a CDS encoding dihydrolipoamide acetyltransferase family protein: MARFELKLPKMGESVAEATITSWLKNVGDAIEMDEPVLEIATDKVDSEVPSEVDGKLVEILFEVDDVVQVGQVIAIIETDGEESETSDESSEVDEVTVEDGAPAGYAQEATKTAEAQVDKGMQTAGKNDYSSSESFYSPLVKNIAKEENISIEELESIAGTGKDGRVTKNDILKFVDDRKSGKVKQTSTAPQSPASPASHSAAPKQAPKAAPISVNGGDEIIEMSRMGKMISHHMVASVQTSAHVQSFIECDVTNIWNWRKKHKEAFQKREGENLTFTPIFMEAVAQAIKEFPMINISLDGDKIIKRKNINLGMAAALPDGNLIVPVIKNADQLNLVGMAKAVNDLATRARDGKLKPDDTQGGTYTVTNVGTFGSIMGTPIINQPQVAILALGAIRKVPAVVETPSGDFIGIRMKMFLSHSYDHRVVNGALGGQFVQRVAQLLEGFDPDRSI, encoded by the coding sequence ATGGCTCGATTTGAATTGAAATTGCCCAAAATGGGAGAATCCGTAGCAGAAGCTACCATTACCTCATGGCTCAAGAATGTAGGAGATGCCATTGAAATGGACGAACCTGTTCTGGAAATCGCCACAGATAAAGTGGACAGTGAAGTTCCCAGTGAAGTGGATGGCAAACTCGTAGAAATTCTTTTTGAAGTTGATGACGTGGTCCAAGTAGGACAAGTTATAGCCATCATTGAAACAGATGGAGAAGAATCAGAGACCAGCGATGAAAGTAGCGAGGTAGATGAGGTAACAGTAGAAGATGGCGCTCCAGCAGGATATGCTCAAGAGGCCACAAAAACTGCCGAAGCTCAAGTCGATAAAGGAATGCAAACCGCTGGTAAGAATGATTACTCTTCAAGTGAATCCTTCTACTCACCACTTGTAAAAAATATTGCGAAAGAAGAGAACATTTCTATAGAAGAGCTTGAATCCATTGCCGGTACTGGTAAAGATGGACGAGTGACCAAAAATGATATTCTCAAATTTGTTGACGATAGAAAAAGTGGTAAAGTCAAGCAAACTTCTACTGCCCCTCAAAGTCCAGCCTCACCAGCAAGTCACAGTGCAGCACCTAAACAAGCTCCTAAGGCTGCACCTATATCCGTCAACGGTGGAGACGAGATCATAGAGATGAGCCGCATGGGTAAAATGATTTCTCATCACATGGTAGCGTCCGTGCAAACTAGCGCCCATGTGCAAAGTTTCATTGAGTGCGATGTTACAAACATCTGGAACTGGAGAAAGAAACATAAAGAAGCGTTCCAAAAGCGCGAAGGTGAGAACCTCACGTTTACACCTATTTTTATGGAAGCCGTGGCGCAGGCCATCAAGGAGTTCCCAATGATAAATATTTCTCTGGATGGAGATAAGATCATCAAGCGAAAAAACATCAATTTAGGTATGGCTGCGGCATTACCAGATGGCAATTTGATCGTACCAGTCATCAAGAATGCAGACCAGCTGAATCTTGTTGGAATGGCCAAAGCCGTGAACGATCTTGCAACAAGAGCTCGTGATGGGAAATTGAAACCAGACGATACTCAAGGCGGCACTTATACGGTTACTAATGTGGGAACCTTTGGATCGATTATGGGAACCCCTATAATCAATCAGCCACAGGTCGCAATACTCGCACTTGGTGCCATCAGGAAAGTACCTGCCGTAGTAGAAACACCATCAGGTGATTTTATCGGGATACGTATGAAGATGTTCTTATCGCACAGTTATGACCATCGTGTGGTTAATGGCGCCTTGGGCGGTCAGTTCGTCCAACGAGTGGCTCAACTGTTGGAAGGATTTGATCCAGATAGATCCATTTAA
- a CDS encoding glycosyltransferase family 2 protein, which produces MIQSLPFFSIIIPTYNVKSTIEVAIKSILDQSFKDFEILILDGKSTDGTIEIIKEFQSKDDRIRIHSEDDTGVYDAMNKGIAISKGLFLYFLGADDYLVDPEVLADVRRTLDQSNIFVLYGNVNSPVLGHQYDGIFSDAKIFHKNIAHQAIFYKKNVFEKVGIYPLQFKVHADWALNLKWFFDPTVSHHYFERSIAFFAPGGLSSRKVDNSFRVEMITMYYLLARSRHSIIGTLSLMLRGLFSRLTR; this is translated from the coding sequence ATGATCCAATCGCTACCATTTTTCAGTATAATTATCCCAACCTACAATGTCAAATCAACTATAGAAGTTGCTATAAAAAGCATTCTAGATCAATCATTTAAGGATTTTGAAATACTGATCCTAGATGGTAAATCTACTGACGGTACCATTGAAATAATCAAGGAGTTTCAATCCAAAGACGATAGAATTCGCATTCATTCAGAAGATGATACAGGCGTTTATGACGCCATGAATAAAGGGATTGCCATCAGTAAAGGTTTATTTCTATACTTTTTGGGAGCTGATGATTATTTAGTGGACCCAGAAGTTTTGGCAGATGTAAGAAGAACTCTAGATCAATCAAACATATTTGTTCTTTATGGTAACGTCAACAGTCCTGTTCTAGGACACCAATATGATGGCATTTTTAGCGACGCTAAAATCTTTCATAAAAACATCGCCCATCAAGCTATTTTTTACAAAAAGAACGTATTTGAAAAAGTTGGAATCTATCCTTTACAATTCAAAGTACATGCCGACTGGGCATTGAATCTCAAGTGGTTTTTTGATCCAACGGTCTCACATCATTATTTTGAAAGGTCGATAGCCTTCTTTGCGCCAGGTGGCTTGAGCTCGAGAAAAGTTGACAATTCTTTTAGAGTAGAGATGATAACAATGTATTATCTTTTGGCAAGATCTCGTCACAGTATTATCGGTACTCTTTCGTTAATGTTAAGAGGTTTATTCTCTAGACTTACCAGATAA
- a CDS encoding glycosyltransferase family 2 protein: MDLSVIILNYNARVFLELCVASVLRATENLHAEVIVADNDSTDDSVERLLKAFPQVKVIRLDDNYGFSKGNNVAVEQARGTHVCLVNPDVIVGEKVFANCLDFFQSKALEVDGETAFLEQSDKEVHTERSRGTKANSQIGFLGIQLIDGKGTYLPESKRRVPTRTGILKKILGFSGSYYDQRLEQNQDGPTEVLVGAFLMGKREVYNRLGGLDERYFMYGEDIDLSFTAIKDGLQNYYLGSQTAIHFKGESTIKDAKYFERFYGAMHLYYEKHYPKGKWLTGLLRYMTRFFKSRDTDIASITKELPVVCVTNDAAYQPDWASRSISFKEFIQEGMSSSKYIFDLGSLEIDKLIETLASTSNNQGQYRFLTWNRTAYAGSDTSTERGEVRIL, from the coding sequence ATGGACCTTTCTGTCATCATATTGAATTACAACGCAAGGGTTTTTCTGGAACTATGCGTTGCTAGCGTCCTGAGAGCTACTGAAAATCTCCATGCAGAGGTCATTGTTGCAGACAATGATTCTACAGATGATAGTGTAGAGCGACTTCTCAAGGCATTTCCTCAGGTAAAAGTGATTCGGTTGGATGACAACTACGGGTTTTCCAAAGGGAACAATGTCGCTGTAGAACAAGCAAGAGGTACGCACGTATGTCTCGTCAACCCAGATGTAATTGTAGGTGAAAAGGTATTTGCAAATTGCCTGGATTTCTTTCAAAGTAAGGCACTGGAGGTTGATGGGGAAACCGCTTTCCTTGAGCAAAGCGATAAAGAAGTTCATACCGAGCGTAGTCGAGGTACGAAAGCGAACTCTCAAATAGGCTTTCTAGGAATCCAACTTATTGATGGAAAAGGAACCTATTTACCAGAAAGTAAGCGTCGCGTTCCTACCCGAACTGGGATCTTAAAAAAGATCCTTGGCTTTTCGGGCAGCTACTACGATCAGCGACTCGAACAGAATCAAGACGGCCCGACTGAAGTGCTGGTAGGCGCTTTCTTGATGGGGAAACGAGAAGTTTATAATCGTTTGGGAGGTCTGGATGAGCGTTATTTTATGTATGGAGAAGATATCGACTTAAGTTTTACTGCGATTAAAGATGGGCTTCAAAATTATTATTTGGGATCACAGACGGCTATTCATTTCAAAGGAGAAAGCACCATAAAGGATGCTAAGTATTTTGAGCGATTTTATGGAGCCATGCATCTTTACTATGAAAAACATTACCCTAAGGGAAAATGGTTGACCGGTCTTTTGCGGTACATGACCAGATTTTTCAAAAGTCGCGATACAGATATTGCATCTATTACAAAGGAATTACCTGTTGTTTGCGTTACCAATGATGCTGCTTATCAACCAGATTGGGCCTCACGATCCATTTCCTTCAAAGAATTTATTCAAGAAGGCATGAGCAGCTCTAAATATATTTTTGATTTAGGCTCATTAGAAATTGACAAGCTGATAGAAACCCTAGCTTCAACTTCTAATAATCAAGGTCAATATCGATTCTTGACCTGGAATAGAACCGCTTATGCGGGCAGTGATACCAGCACAGAACGTGGCGAGGTGAGAATACTTTAA
- a CDS encoding sugar 3,4-ketoisomerase — protein MNYQIIDIPKITDPRGNLAVVEGDTIPFEIKRIYYLFDVPSDSHRGGHAHKVCRSVLIPLSGSFTVKLYDGNKWKSILLNKPDKGLLIPTMLWRELEDFSSGAVCLSIASHNFNESDYIRELEEFELATRS, from the coding sequence ATGAACTATCAAATCATCGATATACCTAAAATCACAGACCCACGCGGAAATCTAGCGGTGGTGGAAGGTGATACTATACCTTTTGAGATCAAGCGCATCTATTATCTTTTTGATGTACCCAGTGATAGTCATCGCGGCGGTCATGCGCATAAGGTCTGTCGATCTGTATTGATACCGTTGAGCGGTAGTTTTACCGTCAAGCTTTACGATGGCAACAAATGGAAAAGTATATTATTGAATAAACCAGATAAAGGTTTGCTTATTCCCACCATGCTATGGAGAGAATTAGAAGATTTTTCCAGCGGTGCCGTTTGCTTATCCATCGCATCGCACAATTTTAATGAATCAGATTATATCAGGGAATTGGAGGAATTTGAACTAGCGACCCGTTCTTAG